The Peromyscus maniculatus bairdii isolate BWxNUB_F1_BW_parent chromosome 6, HU_Pman_BW_mat_3.1, whole genome shotgun sequence genome has a segment encoding these proteins:
- the P2ry13 gene encoding P2Y purinoceptor 13: protein MLGTANTTVMQGFNKSEWCPRDTRMTQLVFPALYTAVFLTGLLLNTLALWVFIHIPSNSTFIVYLKNTLVADLIMTLMLPFKILSDSHLGPWQLRVFVCYFSSVIFYETMYIGIIMLGLIAFDRFLKIIRPFRQCFAKKPAFAKLVSIFIWFVMFLISLPNMILNNKEATPSSVKKCASLKSPLGLVWHQVVSHTCQFIFWTVFLLMLLFYVVITKKVYNSYKKFTSKDSQHKKVEMKVFIVIAVFFVCFAPLHFVRIPYTYSQTNKTDCRLENQLFIAKETALFLATTNICMDPLIYILLCKKFTERVPCMRGRRIAASSQEHHSSHTDNIILT, encoded by the coding sequence ATGCTCGGGACGGCCAACACCACTGTGATGCAGGGCTTCAACAAGTCTGAGTGGTGCCCCAGAGACACTCGGATGACACAGCTGGTGTTCCCAGCTCTCTACACTGCAGTCTTCCTGACTGGTCTCCTGCTGAACACCTTGGCCCTCTGGGTGTTCATTCATATTCCCAGCAATTCTACTTTCATCGTCTACCTCAAAAACACTCTGGTGGCAGACTTGATAATGACCCTAATGCTTCCTTTCAAAATCCTTTCGGATTCTCATCTTGGACCCTGGCAACTCAGAGTTTTTGTATGTTATTTCTCTTCTGTGATCTTTTATGAGACCATGTATATAGGTATCATAATGCTGGGCCTCATCGCCTTTGACAGATTCCTCAAGATCATCAGACCTTTTAGGCAATGTTTTGCAAAAAAACCTGCTTTTGCAAAATTAGTCTCAATTTTCATCTGGTTCGTGATGTTCCTCATCTCCCTGCCAAACATGATCTTGAACAACAAGGAGGCAACACCATCATCTGTGAAGAAGTGTGCGTCCTTGAAGAGTCCTCTGGGGCTGGTGTGGCATCAAGTAGTCAGTCATACATGCCAGTTCATCTTCTGGACTGTGTTTCTTCTGATGCTGCTGTTTTATGTGGTGATTACCAAAAAAGTATACAATTCCTATAAAAAGTTTACGAGTAAGGACAGCCAACACAAAAAGGTGGAGATGAAAGTATTTATTGTCATAGCTGTGTTCTTTGTGTGCTTTGCTCCTCTACATTTTGTCAGAATTCCATATACATACAGTCAAACCAATAAGACTGACTGTAGACTAGAAAACCAACTGTTCATTGCTAAAGAAACAGCTCTCTTTTTGGCTACAACTAACATCTGTATGGACCCATTAATCTACATACTCTTATGTAAAAAGTTCACAGAAAGAGTACCGTGTATGAGAGGGAGAAGGATAGCAGCATCAAGCCAAGAGCACCACAGTAGCCATACAGACAACATCATACTAACCTGA